CCCGTCACCGCGCGCGCCGCGGAAACGACTGGATCGAGCGCGAGGTCCCGCTCGATCTCGTGCAGGCGCTGACCGACACGGACGGCGGCGGCGCCCGGCTCGTCGATTGCCTGACGCTGTGGCTGTCAAACCTCCTTCACGCCGGACGCAATTGGTCAGAGGAAGCCGCCCTGTTGACTGCCGCGCTCGGCAGACAACGCAGCCCTGTCATTCTGGTGACCAACGAGGTCGGCCTCGGGATCGTGCCCGACAATGCGCTGGCGCGCAGCTTTCGCGATGCGGCCGGTCTGCTAAACCAGAACGTCGCCGCAGTCGCCGATGAGGTCGAGTTCGTGGTGGCGGGATTGCCGATGAAGGTCAAGTGATGTTTCAGGTCGCGCAACTCCGCAGCATTCTCGCCGATTTGAGGATCGGCATTTCTTTCGCCACGGTTCTTCCCTTCGGTCCGGCCAACGCTTTGGACGATGGCGAGGCTACACGCGCAAAGCTTGCCGAGACCGCCATCCTGCTGATGGCAGCATCCCTCCTTCACTCCAGCCCGCAACTCTGATGGTCGCCTTCGACGATCAATTTCGTCACCAATTGCGCGAGCTCTTCATCTGGCGGCGCGACGTGCGGCGATTCCGAACCGATCCGCTTCCTGATGGCGCGCTTGAGCGGCTCATTGACATCGCCTGCCTGTCGCCATCGGTCGGGCTGAGCCAGCCCTGGCGGTTCGTCATCGTTCAGGACGCGGCAAGACGCAGCGCCGTGGTCGAAGACTACAAGGCCTGCAACGCAGATGCCTTGGCATCGTATTCAGGTGAGCGCGCGACGCAATATGCAACGCTCAAACTCTCTGGCCTAGTGGAGGCGCCGGGACATCTGGCTGTCTTTGCGGACAAGGCGAGTGACATCGGCCACGGCCTTGGACGTATGACGATGACGGAAACGATTGAGTATTCGGTCGTCGCAGCGATCTGCTCGATGTGGCTTGCCGCGCGTGCTGAGGGCTTCGGGCTCGGTTGGGTGTCGATTCTCAACCCGGCTCGCATCCACGCGATCCTCGATGTGCCGGAATCCTGGCGATTCATCGGATATTTCTGCATCGGGTACCCCCAGGCAGAGTTCGATCGACCTGAACTTGAGAGAGCTAACTGGGAATATCGACGGGCGCCGAAGGAATTTACGATTCGACGCTAGTCGCAGGAGCCTTGCATAGAGTCGTGTCAGCGAACATGGGCGGACGACCGCAATACCTGTCTCTCACCCATCAAGGGCGCTTGTGTATCATGACATCTGAATCGCCTCTCCATGGTCGCGGCGCTCGCGCGCGAATAGGTATCCGTGCGTGGTGAGGCAAAATTCGGGTGCGCTCGCAAGCGATAAGCACAAATAACTCCAGCCGAGTTTTGAGTCGGTCGCGTGGTGCATCACGACTTGAATGCGGTGGCGCTCCCGCGTTGGACAGAATGCCGCCCTCTGGGCGTTCGTGGTTGACAGCTCTTTCCAAATAAACTTAGGGTCACTACGATGGTTCTCCTTCGGGCGATCAAAAGGGAATACGGTGCGGGGATCTCCCCAACGCCGTGGCTGTCCCCGCAACTGTAAGTGGTGAGCCTTCGCCAAACGCCACTGGGCCAACAGGCCTGGGAAGGCGGCGACAGGCAACGACCCACGAGCCAGGAGACCTGCCGTCAGTCGTGGTCACACGCGAGCACATTGGGCGGGGTGTCCTGGTGGGTGTTGAGCCGTCGTCTCCTTGAGGCAGCGGCCAGACTGCGTTCGCGGTGACGTGCCACGTTATCGCGAGTAATGTTGATGACCTCCCGTACTATCCTCCCGCCGCGGCACCACCGCGCGTTTCTCAGTTCTATTGCATTCTCCTGCCTTCTTTTGCCCGCCGAAGGCTGGGCACAATCCGGAAAGCCGAGCCAGACGCTCGACCCCGTGGTGGTGCAGCCGTCGGCGACGCCGCCGCGCGCCCGCAGCACCAAACGCGGCACTGCGACGCACAACGCGCGTTCACGCCAGCAGCGCAACGTAGCAGCCAACACCGGCGCACCGGTCGCCACGCCGACCGGTCCTGTCTTCGCCGCGCCGACGCTCAACCTCACCGGCACGAGCACCGCCGGCAGCCGACTCGGCCTGACGCGGCTGCAGACGCCGGCCAGCGTGGAGGTGATCTCGGCGGAAACCATCGCCGAGCGCGGCCAGCAGAATATCCTCGACGCGGTGACGCAAAACGCCACCGGCTTCACGGCAAGCCCCGCACCGGGCAATGGCGGCGTCTCGTTCAATACCCGCGGCTTCACCGGCCTCGGGTCCGTGATGACGTTGTATGACGGCACCCAGCTTTATATCGGCGCCGGCACTGTGACCTTCCCGTTCGACACCTGGTCGACCGAGCGCATCGAGGTGCTGCGCGGCCCTGCGTCGGTGATGTACGGCGCGGGCGCGGTCGGCGGCGCCATCAACGTGGTTTCGAAACTACCGTTGTGGGTCCCTCGCAACCAGGCCGAGCTCTCGCTAGACAGCAACATGACGCGGCGAATTGCGGTGGACAGCGGCGGCCCGGTCAACAAGGACGTCGCTTATCGCATCACCGCCTCCGGCAATATGTCGGACGGCTGGGTCGATCGCGACAACACTTCAAATGTCGCACTTCATGCCGTGGTCCAGATCAGACAGAACGAAGACGTCACCTGGACTCTGTCTACAGATTACGGCGACCGCAACCCGTCGCGCTATTTCGGCACGCCGCTGATCAACGGCAGGCTCGATGAGTCGCTACGCTTCAAAAATTACAACGTCAGCGACAGCCACATCCGCTACCAGGACAGTTGGAATCAGGTGAAGACCGAATGGCAGGTCGCCGATGGCATCTCGATCCAGAACACGCTTTACTATCTGAACTCCAAGCGACACTGGAAGGACGTCGAAAGTTACGCCTATAACCCCGCCACCGGCCTGATCAATCGCAGCAGCGACATCGAGATCTTTCACGATCAGCAGCAGTTCGGCAACCGCATGGATGCGAAATTCCGCGGGCATATCTTTGGCATGGTCAATGAGTTCCTCGCAGGCTTCGACGTCAACAGCATCAATTTCACCCATACCAACAATTCGCCCTTTGGCGGCTCGTCGTCCGTCAACCCGTTCAACTTCGTTCCGGGCATATTCAACAGCCCGAACGCCACGGTTCCCGGCTTTGGCAGCGTGACCAACCAATACGCGCTATTCGCCGAGAACAGGCTGTCGGTCACCGAGCAACTCTCCCTGATTGCCGGCATCCGTCAGGATGGGCCGACAATCACACGCACCGACTATGTCATACCCGGCAACAGCTTCGAAAAATCGTTCTCCTCGACGACCTGGCGTGCGGGTGCGGTCTATACTCCTGTCAAGGACCTGGCTTTCTATGGCCAATATTCCACCTCAGTCGATCCGGTCGGAGGCCTCATCTCGCTGTCATCCGCAAACAAGAATTTCGACCTGGCTACCGGCAAGCAGATCGAGATCGGCGTCAAGCAATCGTTCTGGGGCGGCCGCGGCGAATGGACTCTGGCCGGCTATGAGATCGTGAAGAACAACCTGCTCGCACGCGATCCCAACATTCCATCGCTGACCGTTCAGGTCGGCCAGCAATCGTCGCGCGGTGTCGAGGCATCGGTCGGCCTCCTGCTCGATTACGGTTGGCGAATCGATGCCAACACCGCCTTCCTACGCGCGAAGTATGACGACTTCGTGCAGGCGGTCGGCAACGGAAGCGTGAATTATGCCGGCAACGTGCCTGTCAATGTGCCGCAGAACGTCTCCAACATCTGGGCGACCTGGGCCTTTGCACCGAACTGGTCGGCCAATGCGGGCGTCCAGATCGTCGGCAAGACCTACGCGGACAATGCCAACACCATGACGCGTCCGGCCTACAACATTGTCAATGCCGGCGTGCAGTGGAAGCCCGACCTCAACACCACCGTGTCGTTCCGCGTCTACAATCTTTTCGATGAGGTTTACACGACGTCGGGCGGCACCACTCAGTGGCTGCTCGGCATGCCGCGCACGGCTCAGCTCGCGGTCAACGTGAAGTTCTGAGCGTGGCACGCGGTCTGAAACGAACACTCCGGCGGTGGCTGTATATCGGCCACCGCTGGGTCGGCATCGTCACCTGCCTGTTCTTCGCGATGTGGTTCATTTCCGGCGTGGTGATGATGTATGTCGCCTTTCCCGGCCTTTCCGACAAGGAAAGGCTGGCGGCGCTTCCTCATATTCAGTGGGAGAAGGTGGCGCTATCGCCGGACGACGCGATGAAGGCGGCGGCCGCTACACGCTATCCGCGCGATCTCAGGCTTTCGATGCTCGCCGACGAACCGGTCTATCGGATGACCGCCTGGGACGGAAAACGGCAGGCGATCTCTGCGGCCGATGGCCGCACCATTGTCAACCTGTCCGAACAGCAGGCGCTTGCGGTCGCGCGACACCATCGCGCAAGTAGATCACCTCAGCTCGAAGAGATCATCGATCGCGACCAGTGGAGCGTCACCGCCCGCTACGATCCGCTGCGACCGCTGTATTTGATTACACTCGGGGACGATGCCGGCACCAAACTCTATGTCTCCTCGCGCACCGGCGAGATCGCGCTTGACACCAACCGCACCGAACGCGTCTGGAACTGGCTCGGCTCGATTCCGCACTGGATCTACCCCGCCGTGCTGCGCAAAGACGGACCGTTGTGGCGGCTGGTGGTGCTGTGGATATCCGGCATCTGCCTGATCGTCAGCGTCACCGGCATCTGGATCGGCATCCTGCGCGTGCGGCTGAAGCGGCGCTATGCGAGCGGTAGGATCACGCCATATCGCGGCTGGATGGCATGGCATCACCTCACCGGCCTGATTGCCGGCATCTTCGTGCTGACCTGGATGTTCTCCGGCTGGCTGTCGCTCAATCCCGGCGAATATTTTGCAGGCCGCAACACGACGCCCGAGGTGCTGCAACGCTATGCTGGCCACGATGCGCCGACCATTGCGGCGAAGCTGCCAACACCACAATCTCAAGCGGTCGAAGCGCGCTTCGTCTGGCTCGATGGCAGCCCGATGATGATCGTCGCATCGAGCGACGGC
This portion of the Bradyrhizobium sp. AZCC 2262 genome encodes:
- the cobU gene encoding bifunctional adenosylcobinamide kinase/adenosylcobinamide-phosphate guanylyltransferase, whose product is MAIVLITGGARSGKSRRAESRAHAYPGRPVYIATAEALDAEMEERIARHRARRGNDWIEREVPLDLVQALTDTDGGGARLVDCLTLWLSNLLHAGRNWSEEAALLTAALGRQRSPVILVTNEVGLGIVPDNALARSFRDAAGLLNQNVAAVADEVEFVVAGLPMKVK
- the bluB gene encoding 5,6-dimethylbenzimidazole synthase, encoding MVAFDDQFRHQLRELFIWRRDVRRFRTDPLPDGALERLIDIACLSPSVGLSQPWRFVIVQDAARRSAVVEDYKACNADALASYSGERATQYATLKLSGLVEAPGHLAVFADKASDIGHGLGRMTMTETIEYSVVAAICSMWLAARAEGFGLGWVSILNPARIHAILDVPESWRFIGYFCIGYPQAEFDRPELERANWEYRRAPKEFTIRR
- a CDS encoding TonB-dependent receptor gives rise to the protein MTSRTILPPRHHRAFLSSIAFSCLLLPAEGWAQSGKPSQTLDPVVVQPSATPPRARSTKRGTATHNARSRQQRNVAANTGAPVATPTGPVFAAPTLNLTGTSTAGSRLGLTRLQTPASVEVISAETIAERGQQNILDAVTQNATGFTASPAPGNGGVSFNTRGFTGLGSVMTLYDGTQLYIGAGTVTFPFDTWSTERIEVLRGPASVMYGAGAVGGAINVVSKLPLWVPRNQAELSLDSNMTRRIAVDSGGPVNKDVAYRITASGNMSDGWVDRDNTSNVALHAVVQIRQNEDVTWTLSTDYGDRNPSRYFGTPLINGRLDESLRFKNYNVSDSHIRYQDSWNQVKTEWQVADGISIQNTLYYLNSKRHWKDVESYAYNPATGLINRSSDIEIFHDQQQFGNRMDAKFRGHIFGMVNEFLAGFDVNSINFTHTNNSPFGGSSSVNPFNFVPGIFNSPNATVPGFGSVTNQYALFAENRLSVTEQLSLIAGIRQDGPTITRTDYVIPGNSFEKSFSSTTWRAGAVYTPVKDLAFYGQYSTSVDPVGGLISLSSANKNFDLATGKQIEIGVKQSFWGGRGEWTLAGYEIVKNNLLARDPNIPSLTVQVGQQSSRGVEASVGLLLDYGWRIDANTAFLRAKYDDFVQAVGNGSVNYAGNVPVNVPQNVSNIWATWAFAPNWSANAGVQIVGKTYADNANTMTRPAYNIVNAGVQWKPDLNTTVSFRVYNLFDEVYTTSGGTTQWLLGMPRTAQLAVNVKF
- a CDS encoding PepSY domain-containing protein; the encoded protein is MARGLKRTLRRWLYIGHRWVGIVTCLFFAMWFISGVVMMYVAFPGLSDKERLAALPHIQWEKVALSPDDAMKAAAATRYPRDLRLSMLADEPVYRMTAWDGKRQAISAADGRTIVNLSEQQALAVARHHRASRSPQLEEIIDRDQWSVTARYDPLRPLYLITLGDDAGTKLYVSSRTGEIALDTNRTERVWNWLGSIPHWIYPAVLRKDGPLWRLVVLWISGICLIVSVTGIWIGILRVRLKRRYASGRITPYRGWMAWHHLTGLIAGIFVLTWMFSGWLSLNPGEYFAGRNTTPEVLQRYAGHDAPTIAAKLPTPQSQAVEARFVWLDGSPMMIVASSDGVQTPLDATSGESAKLTQDRLGAAAAKLLPRAQITEQLILREYDAYWYAHHHDRELPVLRAMFDDDAKTWFHISPVTGDIVGRVDSSRRTYRWMFNALHSFDFQLLLMYRPAWDIVVWLLSILGTIVSVSGVVIGWRYLRG